Proteins co-encoded in one Centroberyx gerrardi isolate f3 chromosome 18, fCenGer3.hap1.cur.20231027, whole genome shotgun sequence genomic window:
- the pbk gene encoding LOW QUALITY PROTEIN: lymphokine-activated killer T-cell-originated protein kinase homolog (The sequence of the model RefSeq protein was modified relative to this genomic sequence to represent the inferred CDS: deleted 2 bases in 1 codon), which translates to MDSPATLSDEGTFKTPKPVRVRSSPSGSHGGTPVKIPASPFMKKLGCGTGVNVYLMNRAGKLNASPWAVKKINSKCAAKQVKVYQNRLNEEAKILKGIQHPNIVGFRAFTTAKDGSKCLAMEYGGEQSLNDLIEKRRGDGLKAFPPANIEKVALHVARGLQYLHNERKLLHGDMKSCNVVIKGDFETVKICDVGVSLPLDENMRVSDPKADYIGTEPWKPKEALEEGGEITDKADIFAYGLTLWEMMTLAMPHLEMLEDEEDEDEDDSLEESFDEDAYYERLGTRPPLDATALGDAYRKMAELFCLCTEEDPKRRPSAAQIVQVLESNAPPEPTPCEVIVTD; encoded by the exons ATGGATTCTCCAGCCACACTTAGCGACGAGGGCACGTTTAAGACCCCTAAACCCGTCCGGGTGAGGAGCTCTCCGTCTGGAAGCCACGGCGGGACCCCCGTTAAAATCCCGGCCTCGCCTTTTATGAAGAAGCTTGGCTGTGGGACTGGAGTGAACGTTTATCTCATGAACAG AGCGGGTAAGCTGAACGCATCCCCCTGGGCTGTGAAGAAGATCAACAGTAAATGTGCTGCCAAGCAGGTGAAGGTTTACCAGAACCGACTCAACGAGGAGGCAAAGATCCTGAAGGGAATCCAGCACCCAAACATTGTTG GTTTCCGCGCCTTCACCACGGCCAAAGATGGCTCCAAGTGTCTGGCCATGGAGTATGGAGGAGAGCAGTCACTCAACGACCtgatagagaagaggagaggggacggCCTCAAGGCTTTCCCTCCCGCCAACATAGAGAAGGTGGCGCTGCATGTGGCTCGAGGCCTGCAG TACCTTCACAACGAGAGGAAGCTGCTGCACGGCGACATGAAGTCGTGTAACGTGGTCATCAAGGGCGACTTCGAGACCGTCAAGATCTGTGATGTGGGCGTGTCTCTCCCGCTGGATGAGAATATGAGAG TGTCGGACCCCAAGGCGGACTACATCGGCACGGAGCCGTGGAAGCCCAAGGAGGctctggaggagggaggggagatcaCCGACAAGGCCGACATCTTCGCCTACGGCCTGACTCTGTGGGAGATGATGACACTGGCCATGCCTCACCTGGAGATgctggaggacgaggaggacgaggatgaAG ATGATTCGTTGGAGGAGAGCTTCGACGAGGACGCCTACTACGAGCGGCTGGGGACGAGGCCGCCGCTGGACGCCACCGCTCTGGGCGACGCCTACCGCAAGATGGCTGAGCTCTTCTGCCTGTGCACAGAGGAGGACCCCAAGAGGAGACCCTCGGCCGCCCAGATCGTCCAGGTCCTGGAGAGCAACGCC CCCCCGGAGCCGACGCCCTGCGAGGTCATCGTCACCGACTGA